The Candidatus Gracilibacteria bacterium genome window below encodes:
- a CDS encoding zinc ribbon domain-containing protein, translating into MNKIYKQCQSCGMPLKKDKNGGGSEKDGTTSTMYCSSCYKDGLFRKPDMTLEDMKKLVDMVLKNEMKFASIFRWLAVQQIPRLVRWQKNKNTTLLCPSSITHHK; encoded by the coding sequence ATGAATAAAATATATAAACAATGTCAATCCTGCGGCATGCCTCTCAAAAAAGATAAAAATGGGGGAGGTTCAGAGAAAGATGGTACCACCAGTACCATGTATTGTAGTTCTTGTTATAAGGATGGTCTATTCAGAAAACCAGATATGACCCTGGAAGATATGAAGAAGCTCGTTGATATGGTTCTAAAAAATGAAATGAAATTCGCCAGCATTTTTAGATGGCTCGCCGTACAACAGATACCGCGGCTTGTACGATGGCAAAAAAATAAAAATACCACTCTTCTGTGCCCAAGCTCTATTACACACCATAAATAG
- a CDS encoding ribonuclease J gives MSDFFEQLNSELGSIPQNTGSGTPPKPVPKAPISSTQPAMPQKMAQKPVGTHPPLTPKKPFFSTQITSSPIQPLTKKEGTPTGKILGKVMGGFAKNSSSKRLQLPPVHPPHGAETSQHPHPLVQKNPPLSPATLKGLNVPVIFPKSHEPQTLPKLERNITRIIPIGGLRTIGANMTMIEHNDEILLVDGGLEFARGGESPGFDYLLPDIRCLLGETKKIKGMLVTHGHLDHIGALKNIIPALGFPPIYAAPFTIAFIKKFFEEAGLRGKVQFFPVNPDSGKLSNIGVFKYEFFRVNHTIPDSCGIYIETPNVRIMHMGDYKIEFFPRLDKPADLQNYARIAARGIDILLQETTNSYKQEWTASESNVSTELRSLIQDAPERVIIGNFSTLISRIQDIVSIAESLGKFVLINGRSMVDSVAIARELGYLKCKEGIMKPLDEKTMESIPENKQIIITTGAQGEEFGGLNTISKGDHRNISIKPRDTIILSSSIIPGNELAIIGMMNRLNRFGARIITIKEYEVHSGGHGGIIEQRVLINLVKPKYIIPVHGDITQRLTLKREAVKMGWDPKNVPMLEDGSIVELDSHHEIIFGRKKIPMEQIGVDGMSIGALSSRAIQDRIQIGEEGVLIVNSKDGVVESRGLFFPDEIAASHTAISAEVKKLTSGKKAGDNDKNARDALAKELGKMLNKVWGRSPVVVVL, from the coding sequence ATGTCAGATTTTTTCGAGCAACTCAATTCTGAGCTCGGTTCCATACCCCAAAATACGGGGTCAGGAACACCTCCAAAACCCGTGCCAAAAGCACCTATTTCCAGCACACAACCAGCTATGCCTCAAAAAATGGCACAAAAACCTGTATGAACACATCCGCCATTGACTCCAAAGAAACCTTTCTTTTCGACACAGATAACGTCCTCGCCAATCCAACCACTCACAAAAAAGGAGTGAACTCCAACGGGGAAAATCCTGGGGAAAGTCATGGGCGGATTTGCAAAGAATAGTTCCTCTAAGCGACTTCAGCTTCCTCCAGTACATCCACCTCATGGTGCTGAGACATCACAGCATCCACACCCTCTCGTACAAAAGAATCCTCCTCTCTCCCCAGCAACTCTCAAGGGATTGAATGTGCCTGTGATATTTCCAAAATCTCACGAACCACAGACACTTCCAAAACTTGAGCGCAATATCACTCGTATTATCCCTATCGGAGGCCTCCGAACTATCGGAGCCAATATGACGATGATCGAGCATAATGATGAGATCCTCCTCGTGGATGGTGGTCTCGAATTCGCTCGTGGTGGAGAAAGTCCATGATTTGATTATCTTCTTCCAGACATCCGTTGTCTCCTCTGAGAAACAAAAAAAATCAAAGGGATGCTCGTCACACATGGCCATCTCGACCATATTGGCGCGCTCAAAAATATCATCCCCGCTCTCGGATTTCCACCGATTTATGCAGCACCATTTACGATTGCATTTATAAAAAAATTCTTCGAAGAAGCAGGCCTCCGTGGAAAAGTACAATTCTTCCCCGTGAACCCAGACAGTGGGAAACTCTCAAATATTGGCGTCTTCAAATATGAATTTTTCAGAGTGAACCACACAATCCCTGATAGCTGTGGTATCTATATCGAAACGCCAAATGTACGCATTATGCATATGGGTGACTACAAGATAGAATTTTTCCCACGACTCGATAAACCAGCTGATCTCCAAAACTATGCCCGTATCGCTGCTCGTGGTATCGATATTCTCCTCCAAGAAACAACGAACTCATACAAACAGGAATGGACAGCATCAGAATCAAATGTCTCCACTGAATTGCGCTCTTTGATTCAAGATGCACCCGAAAGAGTCATCATCGGAAACTTTTCAACACTCATTAGCCGTATTCAAGATATCGTCTCTATCGCAGAATCTCTCGGAAAATTCGTCCTCATTAATTGACGGAGCATGGTCGATTCTGTCGCTATCGCCCGAGAACTCGGCTACCTAAAATGCAAAGAAGGTATCATGAAACCGCTCGACGAAAAAACGATGGAGAGTATCCCAGAAAATAAACAAATTATTATCACAACTGGTGCTCAGGGGGAAGAATTTGGTGGGCTCAATACTATCTCAAAATGAGATCACAGGAATATCTCTATCAAACCGCGCGATACTATCATTCTCTCTTCTTCTATTATTCCTGGAAACGAACTCGCCATCATCGGGATGATGAACCGTCTCAATCGATTTTGAGCGAGGATTATCACTATCAAGGAATATGAGGTCCACTCAGGATGACATGGGGGTATCATCGAGCAACGAGTTCTCATCAATCTCGTCAAACCGAAATACATTATCCCCGTTCATGGAGATATCACACAACGACTCACACTCAAGCGTGAAGCTGTGAAGATGGGATGGGACCCAAAAAATGTCCCAATGCTGGAAGATGGTTCTATCGTAGAACTCGACAGTCACCATGAGATTATTTTCTGACGCAAGAAAATCCCGATGGAACAAATCTGAGTGGATGGTATGAGTATCGGAGCTCTCAGCTCTCGTGCAATACAAGACCGCATCCAAATCGGTGAAGAGGGTGTCCTCATCGTCAATAGTAAAGATGGTGTCGTCGAGTCTCGATGACTCTTCTTCCCGGATGAAATCGCCGCTTCGCATACAGCCATTAGCGCTGAGGTCAAAAAACTCACCTCTGGAAAAAAGGCAGGAGACAATGATAAAAATGCACGTGATGCTCTCGCAAAAGAACTCGGGAAAATGCTCAATAAAGTCTGGGGAAGGAGCCCTGTGGTTGTGGTGCTTTAA
- a CDS encoding phosphatase PAP2 family protein: MLTALLTFLQNIDAKILEIMRSSIANMEWTHPVILFFTDLHPIVFGVFLIGLWIYGVYQKDNGPKHVALDLFWHVLGAFTIYWVINQLLPVRPRPETIGSIPALITHLPDNSFPSGHAMFLGASWWALHILLGKKRIVIGFLSLGILTVTARVLAGIHYPGDILVGFLLGWGLVAIFAGLPHGKKYRTFAHTIPVKLASYFRL, from the coding sequence ATGCTGACCGCTCTCCTTACTTTTCTCCAAAATATTGATGCAAAAATACTGGAAATCATGCGTTCCAGTATAGCAAATATGGAATGGACTCATCCTGTAATTCTCTTTTTTACCGATTTACATCCTATTGTTTTCGGAGTGTTTTTGATAGGACTCTGGATCTATGGAGTGTACCAAAAAGATAACGGACCAAAACACGTCGCTCTAGATCTTTTCTGGCATGTCTTAGGTGCCTTTACTATCTATTGGGTTATTAATCAGCTTCTTCCAGTGAGACCACGACCAGAAACTATCGGGTCCATCCCCGCACTTATTACACATTTACCAGATAACTCTTTCCCTTCTGGACATGCGATGTTTTTAGGAGCTTCATGGTGGGCACTCCATATTCTCTTGGGGAAGAAACGTATCGTCATAGGATTTCTCTCTCTCTGAATACTCACCGTAACGGCTAGAGTGCTTGCAGGAATCCATTATCCTGGCGATATTCTCGTGGGTTTTTTACTCGGATGGTGACTCGTGGCTATTTTTGCCTGATTACCACACGGAAAAAAATATCGCACTTTTGCTCATACTATACCCGTAAAATTAGCATCCTATTTTCGACTTTAA
- a CDS encoding TrmH family RNA methyltransferase: MHVIILENIRSLNNVGAIFRTADGAGFDRVALVGYTPTPPREEISKTALGAENFVPWEYFVEIQDAIEYYKKQGCTIIALEKNEISSNLFDLKKPTSIALIVGNELEGVSKMAQEIAEHICHLPMLGKKESLNVAVAAGIGMYALIESSL, from the coding sequence ATGCATGTTATCATTCTCGAAAATATCAGATCACTCAATAATGTCGGTGCCATATTTCGCACCGCCGATGGTGCTGGATTTGATCGAGTTGCCCTCGTAGGATATACACCCACTCCACCACGAGAGGAAATATCAAAGACGGCTCTCTGAGCAGAAAATTTTGTTCCATGGGAATACTTCGTCGAAATACAAGATGCTATTGAGTACTACAAAAAACAATGATGTACCATTATTGCTCTGGAAAAAAATGAAATAAGTAGCAATCTTTTCGATCTAAAAAAACCAACTTCAATCGCACTTATCGTCGGCAATGAACTCGAATGAGTCTCCAAAATGGCACAAGAAATCGCAGAACATATTTGTCATCTCCCGATGCTCGGGAAGAAAGAATCCCTCAATGTCGCCGTCGCGGCTGGGATTGGAATGTACGCACTAATAGAATCTTCACTTTAA
- a CDS encoding glutaredoxin → MQIYIKSYCPYCVKLISLLDGEKIPYEVIDINKQPDQRVTMEKLSGHTGVPQVALRDIIIYDYDTEETLVADIRSLLGMEERTNITSQFTLLT, encoded by the coding sequence ATGCAGATTTACATCAAATCATACTGCCCGTACTGTGTTAAGCTTATCTCGCTTCTTGATGGAGAAAAGATACCGTATGAGGTCATCGATATCAACAAGCAACCAGATCAAAGAGTCACTATGGAAAAACTCTCAGGACATACTGGTGTTCCTCAAGTTGCGCTTCGAGATATCATCATCTATGATTATGATACCGAAGAAACATTGGTGGCTGATATCCGCAGTCTCCTGTGAATGGAAGAACGGACAAATATTACGAGCCAGTTTACTCTTTTGACATAA
- a CDS encoding M23 family metallopeptidase, translating into MNSVRLTIYSSFLTIGVVLLGFSPSTIISEPRRETVPAIDALTILYSGITKLDTGNSLLLRINSGNPADLISECEDERIILKQDEHTSTLQWKPGKDCKVPLISYKGKKYILPLNQKNIPIDTLSDFSTETLKNTIKITTLINTDTKLSTLKTRKIIRNIQAILEARNNHFLLPIEGTKLPEKDTFLPNSLRPFRAESTDGIHHGWDLYVNQGTPVRAIEEGMIVHIKRDFSWSEMDHLLSGDNELNRQENLDVYRGNTVYLKTLSGHVAIYAHMQDIPASLQVGDYVGAGTTVGHVGDSAVPSKQYLYHLHFELAMNSFDDKRAGMNTFADYLVWPWFGKGKTTAWVRENDESLFQS; encoded by the coding sequence ATGAATTCTGTTCGCCTCACAATCTACTCTTCTTTTCTCACTATTTGAGTAGTGTTACTCGGCTTCTCTCCCAGCACGATCATATCCGAACCACGACGCGAAACAGTCCCAGCAATCGATGCACTCACTATTCTCTATTCGGGTATTACAAAGCTCGACACGGGCAATTCCCTCTTATTGCGTATCAATAGTGGCAACCCTGCAGATCTTATCTCAGAATGTGAAGACGAGAGAATCATTCTAAAACAAGATGAACATACTTCTACACTACAATGGAAACCTGGTAAAGATTGCAAAGTGCCTCTGATATCCTACAAAGGAAAGAAATATATCCTTCCTCTGAACCAAAAAAATATCCCAATAGATACACTCTCTGACTTTTCAACAGAAACGCTCAAAAATACGATCAAGATAACCACGCTCATTAATACTGATACAAAACTTTCGACGCTCAAAACACGAAAAATTATTAGAAATATTCAAGCTATTCTGGAGGCACGTAATAATCATTTTCTTCTCCCTATTGAATGAACCAAATTACCAGAAAAGGACACTTTTCTCCCTAATTCTCTCCGCCCATTTCGTGCAGAATCCACAGACGGAATTCATCATGGGTGGGACCTCTACGTCAATCAATGAACGCCAGTACGCGCTATAGAAGAGTGAATGATTGTACATATCAAGAGAGATTTTTCATGGTCTGAAATGGATCACCTTCTGTCTGGTGATAATGAGCTCAATCGACAAGAAAATCTCGATGTCTATCGAGGAAATACAGTGTATCTCAAGACACTCTCTGGGCACGTCGCTATCTATGCTCATATGCAGGATATTCCTGCTAGTCTCCAGGTAGGTGATTATGTAGGCGCAGGAACAACGGTGGGGCATGTCTGAGATTCTGCTGTTCCGAGTAAACAATATCTCTACCACCTCCATTTTGAGCTTGCTATGAATTCTTTTGATGACAAAAGGGCTGGCATGAATACGTTTGCGGATTATCTCGTCTGGCCATGGTTTGGAAAAGGAAAAACAACTGCTTGGGTCCGTGAAAATGATGAAAGCTTATTCCAATCATAG
- a CDS encoding MFS transporter produces MKYSRLIIFSVLILDVISIGIMIPAFEGMQQLYHLTTWNVSIFGLSLLLQPGTLIALGMSLYALCAFFSAPLLGIISDRFGRKRPLLFSVLGTCLAYVILMLTQSYWLYLFSRIVNGLTGGNISIIQAILADLSKTTEERNKNFGLLGAIFGIGFIIGPLLGTVLLKVSTIESIFIFGAILAALESIAIAFYYRETHHPDKGISLSLNIISPFVEYFSSPKISHYLWSYFVFNTGIFLFQSVMTLAMFQYFQVPGENIGFFLAIQGALIAINQSLLYPRFWTKKFSPRTLIIGLHIVGIITFVIMGILHNFTLFALLWLAISPLGSFVGALYTTEVIAHTDRSNAGGVNGILASIGSLTMIIGPMIGGFMLSTSIRTFFGTAIFIALSFIIIGFYFSSKKSKYEMV; encoded by the coding sequence ATGAAATATTCTCGCCTTATTATTTTTTCTGTTCTTATCCTCGATGTCATCAGTATCGGTATTATGATTCCTGCCTTTGAAGGCATGCAGCAGCTCTACCATCTCACGACTTGGAACGTTTCCATTTTTGGTCTTTCTCTCCTTCTACAACCGGGGACACTTATTGCACTCGGTATGTCATTGTATGCGCTGTGTGCGTTTTTTAGTGCACCACTCCTGGGTATCATATCTGATCGTTTTGGACGAAAGAGACCATTGTTATTTTCCGTTCTTGGGACGTGTCTTGCCTATGTTATTCTGATGCTGACACAGAGTTATTGGCTGTATCTCTTTTCCCGTATTGTGAATGGTCTTACAGGAGGCAATATCAGTATTATACAGGCGATACTTGCTGATCTCTCAAAAACAACTGAAGAAAGAAATAAAAATTTTTGACTTCTCTGAGCGATTTTTGGTATTGGATTTATCATTGGACCATTACTCGGCACTGTGCTTCTCAAGGTAAGCACTATCGAATCTATCTTTATTTTTTGAGCGATTTTGGCTGCTCTTGAGTCTATCGCAATAGCATTCTATTATCGAGAAACCCATCATCCTGATAAAGGGATTTCTCTCTCTCTGAATATTATATCGCCATTTGTAGAGTATTTTTCTTCTCCAAAAATTTCACACTATCTTTGGTCCTATTTTGTTTTCAATACGGGTATATTCTTGTTTCAGTCTGTGATGACTCTGGCGATGTTTCAGTATTTTCAGGTTCCAGGAGAAAATATTGGATTTTTTCTGGCCATTCAATGAGCACTCATAGCCATAAACCAATCTCTTTTGTATCCGCGTTTTTGGACAAAGAAATTTTCGCCACGCACTCTTATCATCGGACTTCATATCGTCGGTATCATCACTTTTGTAATTATGGGAATACTCCATAATTTTACACTTTTTGCTCTTCTGTGGCTTGCGATTTCTCCGCTTTGATCGTTCGTTGGAGCTCTTTATACGACGGAAGTCATCGCGCATACGGACAGAAGCAATGCCGGATGAGTGAATGGTATTTTAGCTTCCATTGGTTCTCTCACGATGATTATCGGTCCGATGATAGGATGATTTATGCTTTCTACGAGTATTCGAACATTTTTTGGAACAGCAATTTTTATTGCCCTCAGCTTTATCATTATAGGATTTTATTTCTCTTCAAAAAAATCAAAATATGAAATGGTTTAA
- a CDS encoding pilin gives MKKRVNILGYLLIVLISNGLFCHEVFATISKEELTQVVQKIIPDASSGSHAISYTSIAQEIQYWIFALVGVIAIIYIIWAGAKLLWAPGNMEEVSTAMKSLGYIIIGLALIPFAYFIVSFLSSLNIN, from the coding sequence ATGAAAAAAAGAGTGAACATTTTAGGATATCTCTTGATAGTATTGATCTCAAATGGACTCTTCTGTCATGAAGTTTTTGCTACCATTTCCAAAGAGGAGCTGACACAGGTTGTGCAAAAAATAATCCCAGACGCATCCTCTGGGTCGCACGCAATCAGCTACACCTCTATCGCACAAGAAATACAGTATTGGATTTTTGCTCTCGTGGGAGTTATAGCAATTATCTACATCATTTGGGCAGGTGCGAAACTTCTCTGGGCACCAGGAAACATGGAAGAAGTATCTACTGCAATGAAATCACTCTGATACATCATTATCTGACTCGCTCTAATTCCTTTTGCATATTTTATTGTCTCCTTTTTGTCCAGTCTCAATATCAATTAA
- a CDS encoding Sua5/YciO/YrdC/YwlC family protein — translation MDSKIFVIPTDTCIGFGCRLDDKKGYELLVSLKGRDPKKPIAIMVPSWEDLLYETTLSPAQVNFLRTYKFPFTILSEVREDFRDEYPLLDAYGYTVVGFRVAEACLSKETLPYIRSPLFLTSANKSGEKECHTIQEVEKKFSEHLNLLKILPGVAGNLPASNVITFRGNSNDLQYTRKNYPLPL, via the coding sequence ATGGACTCGAAAATATTTGTTATACCTACCGATACGTGTATCGGTTTTGGATGTCGTCTGGATGATAAAAAATGATATGAGCTTCTTGTGAGTCTCAAGGGAAGAGACCCAAAAAAACCTATCGCTATAATGGTTCCATCATGGGAAGACCTCCTCTATGAAACGACACTTTCACCGGCTCAAGTGAATTTTTTACGTACCTATAAATTCCCCTTTACTATTCTTTCTGAAGTACGTGAAGACTTTCGAGATGAATACCCTCTTTTGGATGCTTATGGATATACAGTAGTTGGATTTCGCGTCGCGGAGGCCTGTCTCTCAAAAGAAACACTTCCCTACATCCGTAGCCCCCTCTTTCTGACGTCAGCGAATAAGTCAGGCGAAAAAGAGTGCCACACAATCCAGGAGGTAGAGAAAAAATTCTCAGAACACTTGAATCTCCTCAAGATATTACCAGGAGTTGCTGGAAATCTTCCAGCAAGCAATGTGATTACCTTTCGTGGAAACTCAAACGATCTCCAATATACTAGAAAAAATTATCCTCTTCCTCTTTAA
- a CDS encoding SufD family Fe-S cluster assembly protein, with the protein MTCISIDNQSPDSLIYDQGGVVIVFDQTHAEEAMTRTILIKNNTQLEWYGVMTGGSHYRIHFVTESGKSLVHILFLSYNDKQIQVTVQSTLDQSHTSTDIHLLSLVADNGSIDLNGTVEITSGIEKVSGHILEENIFLGSRGQIRVLPSLLVHSDDVEAGHAARIERISDEKLYYLRARGIPRDDAVVMMIKSSVFGLFSGLDEEKKEEIMSHVLAIL; encoded by the coding sequence ATGACCTGTATTTCTATCGATAACCAAAGCCCAGATTCTCTCATCTATGATCAAGGAGGAGTAGTTATAGTGTTTGACCAAACTCATGCAGAAGAAGCAATGACTCGCACAATACTTATCAAGAATAATACACAACTAGAGTGGTATGGCGTAATGACAGGAGGTTCTCACTACAGGATTCATTTTGTAACAGAGTCATGAAAAAGTTTGGTACATATATTATTTTTGTCTTATAATGATAAACAGATTCAGGTCACAGTTCAGTCTACTCTCGATCAATCTCATACATCGACGGATATTCATTTACTTTCACTCGTAGCCGATAACGGCAGTATTGATCTCAATGGTACTGTGGAGATTACTTCTTGAATCGAAAAAGTTTCTGGACACATTTTAGAAGAAAATATCTTTCTCGGATCACGATGACAGATACGTGTACTTCCATCACTTCTCGTGCATTCTGATGACGTAGAAGCATGACACGCGGCGCGTATCGAACGAATATCAGATGAGAAACTGTATTACCTCCGAGCTCGTGGCATTCCTCGTGATGATGCCGTTGTGATGATGATCAAAAGTTCTGTATTTTGACTTTTTTCTTGACTGGACGAAGAGAAAAAAGAAGAGATAATGTCTCATGTTCTTGCTATCCTATAA